ACCGAATAAGTATGTGAATGGTGGAAAACTGCGAAGTGTGAGATGTCATCAAGGGCCATCTCACTTGTTGATATTAACGCTGTgagcccctaaaaaaaaaaaaattacaacaacaaaacggaTTGTGAGCTGCAAATGCCTGTCATGCTTTAATTTTGACCAGTGCCCTGTAGTGTTCCTCCTGTGCTGTATCTTTTTGTCTGCAGTGAAATTCCCCACTGTATCCCGGTTTGTAGCGATTGCTGTTGTTGCTTTTACAGCTTattatattcaaataaatactgCACAGTCTTGAAAATGCATAACTATTGATGAAAATTCTGTAAATTCAGTCATTGATGTATATAAGATAATTAACAGAAGAAATCTTGGGTTCTGGTAACTTTACAAATTCTCATCAAGAGCGATTTTAGTTACTTTGTAACAGTGGCCCTGCCCCAAAgaatcatgttgttgttgttttttggtacATTTGATGTTGTATCTCTTAATGCGTGCACAGGATTTCAGCTATTAAATTCATATATTATACCTGTATGTCACTGTAAAACAACATTTCAGATCTGTACAAAGAAATGACCAATGATATAATACAATTTGACACCATTTACTTTGTTTGGTAAAGCACAAGTGTATTCTCAGCACCTTGTCCTCCATGAACATGTGGAAACTGTGTACTCATCAGTTGTTGGCAGGCACCTGTAGGAAGTCCAGTGTTggtcaaaaaaatgcaaattcttctacacaaagtattttgtatttgtgcctGAAAAGCTTCAAAATGCATCTGTCTAATTGTAAGATTGCTTTCTACCCCACGAAGGATCATATACAGTGGAGGAAGAGTATGCACATCTGTGCCGCGTTACTCGCAGTCACCATTGTGGATGTTGAGAGGAACAGCAGAGCAGGAACAATACAGGTGTAGATCAAAGAGTAATGTTGTCCGCATCACATTTTTCCGTCTGTTAGTTAACAAAATCAAAGTTCTCGCTTACTTGTCTCcactagttcttttttttttcaaataatttgaatttgCTTTGTATGTATGAATTTTGTGGTGCAGGATGGCAGCGCAATATCAGCGGTGTTCAGTCCGATGTATGAACTCTGCAGCCAGAATAAGGAGAACTCTGCGTAGTGCCTTCCCGGTGTTAGACCTGCCCCTCCAGACTATCCACCAGCACGTTTATGAAGCTAACCTTCGAAACAGCAACATGTGCCACAACAAGTAAAGGTCTTCTGTGGAACCTAATGCTGCTTGCCCATTCATTCCACTTCACTgaattattatatttaattattttcaggTACATACAGCTGAATAAGAAGGTGACTAAAGGAGGTGGTGAAAATGCCATTATAAGACATACTCAGAGGAACAAGTTGTTGGCTAAGGATCGATTGTCCCTACTATTGGATGATGAGGACTTCCTAGAGCTGTCACGCTTTGCGGGTTTAGGTCTACCATATGGAGATATTCCATCTGGTGGCTGCCTGACAGGTCAGAAATCACTAATTAGAGGAACATTTTTGGTACTAACTCTAGGAAGTGAAATTTAATCAGGATGCTTTGCAGCAGTTATCTTAACTTCGTACTTTTTGTACGTTTGAATATGGATGTTTTCAGGTGTTGGCAGGATCAATGGTTTATGGTGTGTGTTCATTGCCAATGATGCCACAATAAAGGGTGGCACAGCTTATCCGATAACAGTTAAGAAGCAATTGCGAGCACAAGAGGTGGCGATTCAGAACCGCCTgccttgtgtgtatttggttgacTCTGGAGGGGCTTTTCTACCACTACAGGTCAGTCTTTTGTCAAGTTTAGAAGTTATGGTCAGTCACCATTGTGTTTTCATCTCCCTTATTCTATTCTTGTATCTAAAAATTCACAGTCAGAGATCTTTCCTGATAAGAACCAGGGGGGGAGGACATTTTATAATGAAGCCATCATGTCTGCAATGAAGATTCCACAGGTAAGTGCACCTGACAAACATCGAAATTTTAATGTATGTGAAGAAATTTCCTTTAATCATgagtatttttaataaaatgtaatatattgtaatggataaatccatccatccattttctgagccacttatcctcacaacggtcatgggagtgctaAAGTCTGTCCAGTTAACTTTAGGCAGGAAGCGGGTTACATCTCGatctggttgacagccaattgcagatattgtaatatattttttgtttaatcattgcaacaattaatgttttattaatattaattaaagaCTGTAAATGTCACGTCGGCATGTTTTGAGATGTTTAATAATGCCTTGGAATCGGAAAAGAAAGTCTATGTCTCaagcagagattttttttttttaaatagatgaaCCCAACAAAATCATGCCCATCCTAAAGAAATTTTATGTTAATTTATAGCTGAACTTCACTAACCCAATATTTACAGTTTACACTATGTATGTTAGTACAATGGTGCATGAAAGTGTTTAGTCCGCCACAATTGTGCAAGTTCactcacttaaaaagatgagggagacctgtcatctttttccatctaagcctatctcgtgcatcttcctctctaacaccaaatgccctcatgtgttccctcacaaaatccatcaaccttctctttggtcttcctctcgctcttttgcctcgcagctccatcctcagcacccttctaccaatatactcactctctcgtctctggacatgtccaaaccattgaagtctgctctctcgaaccttatctccaaaacatccaagtttgggTGTCCCtcagagctcatttctaatcgtatcctACCCGCTCACTCCTAGAGGGAACTTCAACATCTGCATTTCTGCCAcatccagctctgcttcctgttgtctcttcagtgccaccgtctaatCCATACAGCATGGCCGGTCTCACaactgttttttaaattttgcccttcatcctagcagagactcttctaaccctaaccttctgATTACGTTTCGTTTGCaaaatgagaatttaaaaaaaaatatcacaaaatgagaaaaaaaatccagaaaatcagtctaatacttaaaggggaagtccagtcatttggattaacaatgtatccgataggtcatgtcatatgtactgtaccttgaaaatttaagGTTAATCctatattatttaattttgttttgaaaagaattttatcgacaattacgaatttccatggcgccgccattttggcgagccGCATGGCCTACGTGTACGGATGTGACATTTATGGgcgcaaacaaagaaatcattgcCGGTTTGTAGTGTCTTCACATGCGGTACCACCACAATCGGACACGGTAAAATACTTTACTGTATcgtgaaattttgccataatttggaTAGAAGTAATCCACGAAATGTTCTAGCTagtaacaaaaataatcatttaaggaccggaaaccagagtgcccagaaaaaaactacggaggcatggggagaacatgcaaactccacaattctccacacacagacacatagacacacaaaactccacacaaaaaaaaaaataatccacaaaaatcgaacccgggtcctcagaactggccaacggtttaccagctgagctaccgtgccgctGTTGCGGAGACAGTGTTAACTTCCACCAACccaaagatcatttcattatcacttggaccCCAGCCACCCTGTTGGCTAAAACAATCTTTCCCACGATATAACAGCGACCTTTCACTTTTGGGTTCTACCATCCATCATGGCTACGAGTGCTGTCCTCAGCTGGCTTGCTTACACGCACTCCAAAATTAATAGGATGAATAGTGTGTCCCACGCATCAGCCTCCGCGTAGTCAGACtcacgtcattcccgtccaaagaaccattcgaatattcaacattatttgcagccacgggttcaaatctgtatggacgtattcctccgtcttcccgatcaacgaatactgctatttcttcatcagatgaggataaatccgagaaatcagcgctggccataattgtgtcccaatgtaagcgagcctttgttggggcACGTAATATGTCACATCCATGCACATAGgttatgtgactcgccaaaatggcagcgcccatgaaagttcgtaattgctgataaaaatcttctcaaaacactattaaacgaTAGAGGATTAacgtcaaattttcaaggtacagtacatatgaaatgacctattggatacattgttaatccaaatgaCCGGACTTCTCCTTTAAAGATGAGGCAAATGACACACAAGAAGCTCGTATACTCACGCAGTCTAATACAAACCGATAACTACGAACACAACACACAAAGCTTAAATAGATGGCATAATTTGTGCCAATcaggcgcaggtgaggagctgctgctgtcTTCTCCCTCCGCCAAGTGCAGGAGAAATGGAGAGAACAGCAGATGCCCCTGTACGTCGCTTTCATAGTTATTACCAAGACATTCGACCTTGTCAGCAGAGAAGGCTTCCTCAGGATTTTGCCAAAGATCGGCTTACCACAAAGACTGAAGAGCATGATCCTATCCTTCCACACCGAAATTAAATGTGTTGTACAATTTAACGGCAGCATTTCTGAGCCCTTCAGCATCTGTAGTTGAGTGTAATAAGGCTGCGTCCTTGCCCCACCCTTTCGGTATTTTCTTCGCTCTGATGGTGAAACATGCTGTTAGCACCTAAACAGAAGGCATCTACCTGCATACTCGATCATACAGTATGGGAGGGAGGCTTTTCAATCTTGCCCTTCTCAGAGCCAAGACTATGGTCCGCAAAGTGATGCTGTTCGCCGATGACCGTACTGTAGTAACTGAACCTCAGCACGATCTCGAGTCCCTGATCAATCATTTCTCCCAGGGCTGCAAGGACTTCGAGCTAACAATCAGCCTCAAGAAAACTAACATCCTTGGACAAGGAACCAAGACACCGCCGTCCATGTTTATAGTTGACTACAAGCTCAATGTGGTCCATGAGTTCATCTACCTCTGCTCAACCATCACCGATAATCTCTCTCTAGATGTGGAAATTTACAAGAAGATCTGGAAGGCAGCCACGACTCTTGCTCACCTCACGTCTCGTGTGTGGGAAAACCCAAGGCTGTCGTACAAGACCAAGATGGCAGTGTACAATGCCTGCATCATCAGCACGCTGGTCTATTGCAGTGAGACATGGACCACGTACGTTAGGCAACTTCACGTTTCACATGCGAAGCCACTGCCACATCCTGGTAATCTCTTGGCGGGACAAAGTGACCAATGCTGATGTCCTGTCTCGCAATGGGTCTACCCAGCATGTACACTCTGCTCCAACAGTGGTGACTCATATGGCTAGGCCATGTCAGCCGAATGTAAGATGGCCGCATCCCCAAAGACACCGTGTACAGTCAGATGGTTGCTGGGGTGAGAGCTATGGAATGACCACTGTTGCGGTACCGCGACATCGTCAAGGGGGTCTTGAAGGCCACCAACATGAACCCAGAGACTTGTTAGAGCCTGGCAGATGACCACTCAAAGTGGAGAGAGACCCTGACTCGGTACCTCAAAACAGGCGAAGCAAAGCTGATGGAGGCTGCTGCAAAGCAACGAGCCTGTAGAAAGGAGCGCAGCAACTCCAACAGACCAGCACCATCCTTCATCTGCAACTTATGCCAAAGAGAGTGTCACTCACACATAGGTCTTTACAGTCACTGGAGATGCTGCTCCACGAATAACTAAGATGTCACCCCATGATCAACCCTGATCAGCGGAAGCCTATGAATCTTTCAGCTAAAAGGTAAatattacattgttattttattattatattttgaacTTCACACTGctgccagtattttttttttttaatggatggaaCTGAATGCTATAAAACACTGATTCCTTTCCCCCCCTCACTGATAGGGTACAAGGTTAGTGTTTGTGATACTGTGAGACATTtatgtgaattttgtcccaattaATCTTGATGTAAAGTTGCTATGGTGAAGTTTTAGGCCATTGTCATCGACACCTTGTTTTTGAAGAGTAAAAGAAATGCCCACACTTTAATCTGTTTGCTGTCTCAGTGTTGGCATagctgtattttgttgttgtaatgtttttatcGCTTGCCTATCGTTTCAATTGACTGAGAGTTGACCGAACTGAAGCTCCGCTTAATGTCGGCTGATGCTCAGAGCGAGTCCAACTGTACACACCCtgaaagcctcctttgcacaatatcatttttttccaagtgttgcactgacgtgactggtcatttattttaacaaaattaagACACACTTTTGTTCGCCGCCACCTTTGGACTGAAGGATGGCATTCTTCTTCGTTGGTTTAGGCCGATTCTTTGTTGCTTTTTGCCACTTCTTCGCAACTGAAAGACTAGGAACTGAAACTCGTAACCTAAAAATTTTAATGTGAACGTTTCTGGCAGAACCCTATGGAAGTAagttagtgccaccaggatttgaatttgaaatgccacagaaaacaggatttgaatttgaaatgtaaagtgatcacattttcaatagttgctacaatttgcagtctgaaattcaactggctacaatttgctgtctaaaattcaccgtgtcggccaccaggcagggttacttcaggtcagaaccaaacaacTAGCCAATCCAGTTAAGCTTTCTtaatatgtgacgtcacgtgacaaagaaagtgtaactgtgattggctgggtgttcggttctgacctgaagtaaccctgcctggtggcacagacggtgaattttagacagcaaattgtagccacttgaatttgaatttcagacagtgaattgtgcCTCTAATCCACTTCCATAGAACCCTAAAGTTAGTCTGGATTCCAATTGGTTTTCAATTCTCGATGCCCAACCCTCCCCACATGGCACGTCCTCTCCTCTTTGGTTGTTGTGAGTAGTGGGCAAACAATCCAACACTTGGTGAATTCTGCTTCCCAATGAAAGAGAGGCACCATATCGCTATACTCGGTTGGCCCCCATAAGCCACAAAAGGCCACAGATGCTTTCTATATTTTATAGAGATGACAAATTCGATAAGAGGAAAGGTTCTTTACTTGTTGGATATTAATGGTAATTAAtggtttaatttaatttaattaatggtcaattttgctttcaaaatggcaatgtgaaatgcacagttaaatgaaaaaatgtgtatAAACACAAGATGTTGCTACCAGAGCAGgagagctcatatttttttgttttttagcacAACAGTAAGCCACTCTCAGGCTTTTCTGTCAGAAATCTATCACATTTCACAGCTTAaaatcttcacttcagctcactccacgcTAACATCGACCTGGATTTTTAATTACAGGCCCATGGGGCGGCATGTtagcacagctgtagagcatggGCCACActtccgaggaccggggttcaaatcccagccccgcctgtgtggcgttaacatgttctccccatgactgtgtgggttttctctgggtactccggtttcctcgcacatccccaaaacatacattaattggagactctaaattgcccccaagtgtgattgtgagtgcgactgttgtctgtctccttgtgccctgcgattgcctgacaTCCAGTTCTTGGTGTATGCCCCTTtaatgtgtatgatgtggctctctgcagtaacacatttaaaaatgtggctcttcatccCTGACTGGTTGGTCAcccctggtgtagtggtacacatgcctaaCTTTAGTGCGGGCACCGTGGGATCAATTCTCACTCAGTGTTGGTATCTATGTGCCCAGCAACTGACTTGCGACCAATTTAAGGTAGTCACCCTTTCACcattgttagctgggatagtctccagtacccaacccttgtgaggataagtgtcttgaCAATATGCTAAGTCCTCTAAACTAATAGCTCAGTCCCCGTGATAAAGGTGTCAGTGGTGTGCGGTTCATGCACAGCGGGTGGAGCTTACATCCCCACCATGGCAGAGGAGACAGTGATGGTACATCGGATAGGGACCATGTTCTTGGGAGGACCACCACTGGTCAAGGCTGCCACAGGTGAGGAAGTCACACCAGAGGATCTTGGAGGAGCAAGACTACATGCTGAGTAAGTTCAAATACTCTTACAAACTATTGAATCAGATGGTTACATTTTTCATTAGAAGGTTGACATTGTAGTTCAAAATCCATGTGTGCGAAAATGGAAACAATATCCTGACATATGAGTTCCCCAACTTAAGGGTTTTTCAAGTTATGAGCAGTCGCTTGCTTGAATTATTTATCGTTTcatccatttacatttttgattttACATAATGAGCCAAATTTTAGAGTATGACGAGTGTAGTAGTAGTAAATGACCAACCAGCGGTTTAGTTGGAGCTCCGATATCATTACTAGGCCGTGTCAATACATGAATGCCACTGTGTATGCACgtgcttgtgtgtttgttttctcgGCTTAATTTCAATATGTCAAACTAGTTTATTTCATAACACCCTTTTATGTCTTAATATTTATATTGTGCAATACAGTGctatttgtatttgtaaaaattgacacatttaaatgtatttttttttttagcctggcTGCATGGGCTGGAATTGATGAATGCCATTTCAATTCATTACATTGTGGAAAATTGATTGGATGCACACGAGTAGTTAATTGAGTATTAGGCTCAGTCACAGAATGAATCAAACTCGTAAGTCATGGTACCACTGCACGATATACGGGAATGCACTCATAAATAAGTCTTAATTATTCGATTTCAGGGTGAGTGGTTGTGTGGATCATTTTGCCTGGGAAGAGAAGGAGGCCTTTGAGTACACCCGAAACATCATATCCACCCTCAACTTCACACTgcaagatgaggaggaggatgaagagaagatgaggaagaggaaagaagaagagaagccaCTTTATAGTTCAGAGGACCTATTGGGACTTGCCCCCAGAAGTTACAACTACAGCCTGGATGTTAAAATGGTATATCAGCTACACCACTTGGATGCATTCACACTGCCTGGTATAATGCCCAAATCGTCTTAAATTGGGATCTCTttatcagtgatgaaagtcctccggattttcccggaattccggattttgaaattttcatgaaaattcctccagaaaattgaggaaaaatagcctaaaattaatccagatataagttgacaacattgaaagaacatgcgtttgagttcgttgttttgctttcacgagcgtagccacgttgaggcactaacatGAGTAACAGTaccgccc
Above is a genomic segment from Syngnathoides biaculeatus isolate LvHL_M chromosome 7, ASM1980259v1, whole genome shotgun sequence containing:
- the si:ch211-198n5.11 gene encoding methylcrotonoyl-coenzyme A carboxylase 2 isoform X1, yielding MYRSVVRIIYSGGRVCTSVPRYSQSPLWMLRGTAEQEQYRMAAQYQRCSVRCMNSAARIRRTLRSAFPVLDLPLQTIHQHVYEANLRNSNMCHNKYIQLNKKVTKGGGENAIIRHTQRNKLLAKDRLSLLLDDEDFLELSRFAGLGLPYGDIPSGGCLTGVGRINGLWCVFIANDATIKGGTAYPITVKKQLRAQEVAIQNRLPCVYLVDSGGAFLPLQSEIFPDKNQGGRTFYNEAIMSAMKIPQVSVVCGSCTAGGAYIPTMAEETVMVHRIGTMFLGGPPLVKAATGEEVTPEDLGGARLHAEVSGCVDHFAWEEKEAFEYTRNIISTLNFTLQDEEEDEEKMRKRKEEEKPLYSSEDLLGLAPRSYNYSLDVKMVISRLTDGSRFQEFKACFGTTLVTGFAKIHGHLVGIVASNGELSYQAALKGSHFVQLCDQRDVPLLFLQNTAPSAGLTLSVSQAEMNSNCLKAQGSMMSAVACASVPKITIVIGGCHGGDSYAMCGRSFDPNFLFLWPNARVSVTAAGHVGPLLHSNSDQEEQEQEDRNKMEDKLNTALEEESSAFFSSGRLWDDGVILPQDTRRVLRNCLSIIKQQRHQLSTENLQTALLRI
- the si:ch211-198n5.11 gene encoding methylcrotonoyl-coenzyme A carboxylase 2 isoform X4, which produces MYRSVVRIIYSGGRVCTSVPRYSQSPLWMLRGTAEQEQYRMAAQYQRCSVRCMNSAARIRRTLRSAFPVLDLPLQTIHQHVYEANLRNSNMCHNKYIQLNKKVTKGGGENAIIRHTQRNKLLAKDRLSLLLDDEDFLELSRFAGLGLPYGDIPSGGCLTGVGRINGLWCVFIANDATIKGGTAYPITVKKQLRAQEVAIQNRLPCVYLVDSGGAFLPLQSEIFPDKNQGGRTFYNEAIMSAMKIPQVSVVCGSCTAGGAYIPTMAEETVMVHRIGTMFLGGPPLVKAATGEEVTPEDLGGARLHAEVSGCVDHFAWEEKEAFEYTRNIISTLNFTLQDEEEDEEKMRKRKEEEKPLYSSEDLLGLAPRSYNYSLDVKMVISRLTDGSRFQEFKACFGTTLVTGFAKIHGHLVGIVASNGELSYQAALKGSHFVQLCDQRDVPLLFLQNTAPSAGLTLSVSQAEMNSNCLKAQGSMMSAVACASVPKITIVIGGCHGGDSYAMSVRDSCRSRWPSASLQQ
- the si:ch211-198n5.11 gene encoding methylcrotonoyl-coenzyme A carboxylase 2 isoform X2, which produces MLRGTAEQEQYRMAAQYQRCSVRCMNSAARIRRTLRSAFPVLDLPLQTIHQHVYEANLRNSNMCHNKYIQLNKKVTKGGGENAIIRHTQRNKLLAKDRLSLLLDDEDFLELSRFAGLGLPYGDIPSGGCLTGVGRINGLWCVFIANDATIKGGTAYPITVKKQLRAQEVAIQNRLPCVYLVDSGGAFLPLQSEIFPDKNQGGRTFYNEAIMSAMKIPQVSVVCGSCTAGGAYIPTMAEETVMVHRIGTMFLGGPPLVKAATGEEVTPEDLGGARLHAEVSGCVDHFAWEEKEAFEYTRNIISTLNFTLQDEEEDEEKMRKRKEEEKPLYSSEDLLGLAPRSYNYSLDVKMVISRLTDGSRFQEFKACFGTTLVTGFAKIHGHLVGIVASNGELSYQAALKGSHFVQLCDQRDVPLLFLQNTAPSAGLTLSVSQAEMNSNCLKAQGSMMSAVACASVPKITIVIGGCHGGDSYAMCGRSFDPNFLFLWPNARVSVTAAGHVGPLLHSNSDQEEQEQEDRNKMEDKLNTALEEESSAFFSSGRLWDDGVILPQDTRRVLRNCLSIIKQQRHQLSTENLQTALLRI
- the si:ch211-198n5.11 gene encoding methylcrotonoyl-coenzyme A carboxylase 2 isoform X3, whose product is MYRSVVRMAAQYQRCSVRCMNSAARIRRTLRSAFPVLDLPLQTIHQHVYEANLRNSNMCHNKYIQLNKKVTKGGGENAIIRHTQRNKLLAKDRLSLLLDDEDFLELSRFAGLGLPYGDIPSGGCLTGVGRINGLWCVFIANDATIKGGTAYPITVKKQLRAQEVAIQNRLPCVYLVDSGGAFLPLQSEIFPDKNQGGRTFYNEAIMSAMKIPQVSVVCGSCTAGGAYIPTMAEETVMVHRIGTMFLGGPPLVKAATGEEVTPEDLGGARLHAEVSGCVDHFAWEEKEAFEYTRNIISTLNFTLQDEEEDEEKMRKRKEEEKPLYSSEDLLGLAPRSYNYSLDVKMVISRLTDGSRFQEFKACFGTTLVTGFAKIHGHLVGIVASNGELSYQAALKGSHFVQLCDQRDVPLLFLQNTAPSAGLTLSVSQAEMNSNCLKAQGSMMSAVACASVPKITIVIGGCHGGDSYAMCGRSFDPNFLFLWPNARVSVTAAGHVGPLLHSNSDQEEQEQEDRNKMEDKLNTALEEESSAFFSSGRLWDDGVILPQDTRRVLRNCLSIIKQQRHQLSTENLQTALLRI